The following are encoded together in the Deinococcus soli (ex Cha et al. 2016) genome:
- a CDS encoding gamma-glutamyltransferase family protein has protein sequence MVATSQPLAAQAGLSVLQQGGNAVDAAIATAAALTVVEPTSNGIGGDLFALVWAGGELHGLNASGAAPAALSLDALRERHAGEMPRHGWTPVTVPGAVRGWADLHARFGRLDFAQVLAPAISYARDGYPLSPVLAANWARATGIYRRLNLPEMAEWFRTFAPDGFTPAPGALWRSEGHARTLEQIAATHGEAFYSGELAGQIDAHARAQGGLLTGADLAGHASEWVMPIHTDLHGHRVYEIPPNGQGIAALIALNVLRGVPLPERRDDPRGLHLQIEAMKRGFHDAHTFVADPRHTPVDVAHLLSGANADAHRAHLGDRAHDPRTRAPSTGGTVYLATADEEGQMVSLIQSNYMGFGSGIVVPGTGIALHNRGHNFHTDPAHPNALAPGKRPYHTIIPGFLGRADGTPVGPFGVMGGFMQPQGHLQVVLNTALYGMNPQQALDAPRWQWLDGTRVEVEHALGGTLARELTRLGHSVSVQLDPGAFGRGQMIRRDPATGVLEGGTETRTDGHIAVW, from the coding sequence ATGGTCGCCACCAGCCAGCCCCTCGCCGCGCAGGCGGGCCTGAGCGTGTTGCAGCAGGGCGGGAACGCCGTGGACGCCGCGATCGCCACTGCCGCGGCGCTGACGGTCGTGGAACCCACCAGCAACGGCATCGGCGGGGACCTGTTCGCACTCGTGTGGGCGGGCGGGGAACTGCACGGCCTGAACGCCAGCGGCGCCGCGCCCGCCGCCCTGAGCCTGGACGCCCTGCGGGAGCGGCATGCCGGAGAGATGCCCCGCCACGGCTGGACCCCTGTGACCGTCCCCGGCGCGGTGCGCGGCTGGGCCGACCTGCACGCCCGCTTCGGACGGCTGGACTTCGCGCAGGTGCTCGCCCCGGCCATCTCGTACGCACGGGACGGCTACCCGCTGTCCCCGGTGCTCGCCGCGAACTGGGCGCGGGCGACCGGCATCTACCGCCGCCTGAACCTGCCCGAGATGGCCGAATGGTTCCGCACCTTCGCGCCGGACGGGTTCACGCCCGCGCCCGGCGCGCTGTGGCGCAGCGAGGGCCACGCCCGCACCCTGGAACAGATCGCCGCGACGCACGGCGAGGCGTTCTACTCCGGTGAACTGGCCGGGCAGATCGACGCGCACGCCCGCGCGCAGGGTGGCCTGCTGACCGGCGCGGACCTCGCCGGGCACGCCAGCGAGTGGGTCATGCCCATCCACACCGACCTGCACGGGCACCGTGTGTACGAGATCCCGCCGAACGGGCAGGGCATCGCCGCGCTGATCGCCCTGAACGTCCTGCGGGGCGTGCCGCTGCCCGAGCGCCGCGACGACCCCCGGGGCCTGCACCTGCAGATCGAGGCGATGAAACGCGGTTTCCACGACGCGCACACCTTCGTCGCCGACCCGCGCCACACCCCGGTGGACGTCGCGCACCTGCTGTCCGGCGCGAACGCCGACGCGCACCGCGCCCACCTGGGGGACAGGGCGCACGACCCGCGCACCCGCGCGCCCAGCACCGGCGGCACCGTGTACCTCGCCACTGCCGACGAGGAGGGGCAGATGGTCAGCCTGATCCAGAGCAACTACATGGGCTTCGGCAGCGGCATCGTCGTGCCCGGCACCGGCATCGCCCTGCACAACCGCGGGCATAACTTCCACACCGACCCCGCCCACCCCAACGCGCTGGCGCCCGGCAAGCGCCCGTATCACACCATCATCCCCGGCTTCCTGGGCCGCGCGGACGGCACCCCGGTCGGGCCGTTCGGTGTGATGGGCGGCTTCATGCAGCCGCAGGGGCACCTGCAGGTCGTGCTGAACACCGCGCTGTACGGCATGAACCCGCAGCAGGCGCTGGACGCCCCGCGCTGGCAGTGGCTGGACGGCACCCGCGTGGAGGTGGAACACGCGCTGGGCGGCACCCTGGCCCGCGAACTGACCCGCCTGGGCCACTCCGTCAGCGTGCAACTCGACCCCGGCGCGTTCGGACGCGGGCAGATGATCCGCCGCGACCCCGCCACGGGCGTGCTG
- the ispH gene encoding 4-hydroxy-3-methylbut-2-enyl diphosphate reductase, with protein MIERIHLAKPRGFCAGVVMAIQAVEKAAQTEAKPVTVYHSIVHNHTVVDRLESGYGVHFVEDLDSVDALPQGGETVVFSAHGISPAVRERARALGLATIDATCPLVTKVHTEAKKYAREGYTILLIGDSARHQEVIGTCGEAPEATIVVGVLGKTGEGLADPHTVQVPDEGKLVVLTQTTLSVDDTRRTIEILRGRFPALVVPPSEDLCYATKNRQDAVKAIAPHVDLFLVLTSTHSSNGMRLLELAEAECGRSMRLETAADLAGVDFTGVRSVGITSAASTPDDLVQAVVAHFRALNPALEVVEEGEWENIEFREPRKILPTQALPRTMQ; from the coding sequence ATGATCGAGCGGATTCATCTGGCCAAACCCCGCGGCTTCTGCGCGGGCGTCGTGATGGCCATTCAGGCGGTCGAGAAGGCCGCGCAGACCGAAGCGAAACCGGTGACGGTGTACCACTCCATCGTGCACAACCACACGGTCGTGGACCGGCTGGAATCCGGCTACGGCGTGCATTTCGTGGAGGATCTGGACAGCGTGGACGCCCTGCCGCAGGGGGGCGAGACCGTCGTGTTCAGCGCGCACGGAATCAGTCCCGCCGTGCGTGAGCGGGCGCGGGCGCTGGGCCTGGCGACCATCGACGCGACCTGCCCCCTGGTCACGAAGGTGCACACCGAGGCCAAGAAGTACGCGCGTGAGGGCTACACGATCCTGCTGATCGGCGACAGTGCCCGCCACCAGGAGGTCATCGGCACGTGTGGTGAGGCGCCCGAGGCGACCATCGTGGTGGGCGTGCTCGGCAAGACCGGCGAGGGACTGGCCGATCCGCACACGGTGCAGGTGCCGGACGAGGGGAAACTGGTGGTGCTGACGCAGACGACCCTCAGCGTGGACGACACCCGGCGCACCATCGAGATCCTCAGGGGGCGCTTCCCGGCGCTGGTGGTGCCGCCCAGCGAGGACCTGTGCTACGCCACGAAGAACCGCCAGGACGCCGTGAAGGCGATCGCGCCGCACGTGGACCTGTTCCTGGTCCTGACGAGCACGCACAGCAGCAACGGCATGAGGTTGCTGGAACTCGCCGAGGCCGAGTGCGGCCGCTCGATGCGGCTGGAGACGGCGGCGGACCTCGCAGGCGTGGACTTCACGGGCGTGCGGTCGGTGGGCATCACGAGTGCGGCGAGCACCCCGGACGATCTGGTGCAGGCGGTCGTGGCGCACTTCCGCGCGCTGAACCCGGCCCTGGAGGTCGTCGAGGAGGGCGAGTGGGAGAACATCGAGTTCCGCGAGCCGAGGAAGATCCTCCCCACCCAGGCGCTGCCGCGCACCATGCAGTAG
- a CDS encoding DUF1294 domain-containing protein: MPADLPGVVALLLRLALAWQVVWGLVAFVAMARDKGLAAEAGRTRIPERQLHALEARGGWLGSWLGQRLFRHKTRKVAYQRVFRRIALAWALADVLMVTGLILLPVVVN, encoded by the coding sequence GTGCCGGCCGACCTACCGGGCGTGGTGGCGCTGCTGCTGCGCCTCGCCCTGGCGTGGCAGGTCGTGTGGGGACTGGTGGCCTTCGTGGCGATGGCGCGCGACAAGGGGCTGGCAGCCGAAGCAGGCCGCACCCGCATTCCCGAGCGTCAGCTGCACGCCCTGGAAGCGCGGGGCGGCTGGCTGGGGTCGTGGCTGGGGCAGCGCCTCTTCCGGCACAAGACACGCAAGGTGGCGTACCAGCGGGTCTTCCGCCGGATCGCGCTGGCGTGGGCGCTGGCCGACGTCCTGATGGTGACGGGCCTGATCCTCCTGCCCGTCGTTGTCAATTGA
- a CDS encoding [LysW]-aminoadipate kinase has translation MIVVKVGGSAGIDYDAVCADIAARWKNGERLILVHGGSGETNRVAEALGHPPKFVTSPSGYTSRFTDRQTLEIFEMVYCGKMNKGIVERLQRLGVNAVGLSGLDGRIFEGKHKDSVRSVENGKVKVLRGDHTGTVERVNTHLIDLLLAGGYLPVLTPPASSYDGVAINVDGDRAAAALAVALKADALLLLSNVPGLLRAYPDESSLIREIPAADVENYLEFAQDRMKKKVLGAAEAVQGGVRRVIFGDARHGQPVSAALGGQGTVVS, from the coding sequence ATGATTGTTGTGAAGGTCGGCGGAAGCGCCGGAATCGACTACGACGCCGTCTGCGCCGACATCGCCGCCCGCTGGAAGAACGGGGAACGCCTGATCCTCGTCCACGGGGGCAGCGGCGAGACCAACCGCGTCGCCGAAGCCCTGGGTCACCCACCAAAATTCGTCACCAGCCCCAGCGGGTACACCTCCCGCTTCACGGACCGCCAGACCCTGGAGATCTTCGAGATGGTGTACTGCGGCAAGATGAACAAGGGCATCGTCGAACGCCTCCAGCGGCTCGGCGTGAACGCCGTCGGCCTCAGCGGCCTGGATGGGCGCATCTTCGAGGGCAAACACAAGGACTCCGTCCGCTCCGTCGAGAACGGCAAGGTGAAGGTCCTGCGCGGCGACCACACCGGCACCGTCGAACGCGTGAACACCCACCTGATCGACCTCCTGCTCGCCGGGGGGTACCTGCCGGTCCTCACGCCGCCCGCCAGTTCCTACGACGGCGTGGCGATCAACGTGGACGGCGACCGCGCCGCCGCCGCCCTGGCCGTCGCCCTGAAGGCCGACGCGCTGCTGCTGCTGTCGAACGTGCCCGGCCTGCTGCGCGCCTACCCCGACGAGAGCAGCCTGATCCGCGAGATTCCCGCCGCGGACGTCGAGAACTACCTGGAGTTCGCGCAGGACCGCATGAAGAAGAAGGTCCTCGGTGCCGCCGAGGCGGTGCAGGGCGGCGTCCGGCGCGTCATCTTCGGGGACGCCCGCCACGGCCAGCCGGTCAGCGCCGCGCTCGGCGGCCAGGGCACCGTCGTCTCCTGA